The Amycolatopsis sp. 195334CR genome window below encodes:
- a CDS encoding glycoside hydrolase family 3 N-terminal domain-containing protein: MAGVLVSGLLLTGAVLTPATASAAPEAFWPLYKNPYLPVQLRVHDLMNRMSLDDKIGQMTQAERQAVTPQQAADLRLGSILSGGGSVPTPNTPAAWADMYDAYQKAAVSTPLGIPSLYGVDAVHGHNNVYGATIFPHNVGLGAAHDPKLVEKIGKVTASEVRSTGPTWDFAPCLCVSRDDRWGRAYESFGETPKDAIDNATIVNGLQGRSLKAKGSVLATAKHYVGDGGTTGGDDQGNTEISESELRKIHLPPFQEALKRGAGSVMISFSSWNGQKAHGHKYLITDVLKKELKFSGLVVSDWNGIHQLNGNNDDLTAEEVRESVNAGIDLFMEPYDAPKFISLLRAEVDAGRVSKARIDDANRRILTKKFESGLFENPYADRSLQKDFGSAEHRAVAREAVKKSQVLLKNEGALPIKKGSKVFVAGKNADDIGNQSGGWTITWQGSSGPITTGTTILQGIQQVGGAKTKVTYDREGDGADKSYDVAVAVVGETPYAEGEGDRPNGLKLDAEDLSTIAKLKATGVPVVVVTVSGRPLDITSELGGWNALLAAWLPGTEGAGVADVLFGDHKPSGKLTFSWAENFSQLPINVGDGKKALFPYGYGLTYQK, from the coding sequence ATGGCGGGCGTACTGGTCAGCGGCCTGCTGCTGACCGGCGCTGTGCTCACCCCGGCCACCGCGTCCGCCGCGCCCGAGGCGTTCTGGCCGCTGTACAAGAACCCGTACCTGCCGGTTCAGCTGCGGGTGCACGACCTGATGAACCGGATGAGCCTGGACGACAAGATCGGCCAGATGACCCAGGCCGAGCGGCAGGCGGTCACCCCGCAGCAGGCCGCCGACCTGCGGCTCGGCTCGATCCTGTCCGGCGGTGGCTCGGTGCCGACGCCGAACACCCCGGCCGCGTGGGCCGACATGTACGACGCGTACCAGAAGGCGGCGGTGTCCACGCCGCTCGGCATCCCGAGCCTCTACGGCGTCGACGCGGTGCACGGCCACAACAACGTCTACGGCGCGACGATCTTCCCGCACAACGTGGGCCTCGGCGCCGCGCACGACCCGAAGCTGGTCGAGAAGATCGGCAAGGTCACCGCGTCCGAGGTCCGTTCGACCGGTCCGACCTGGGACTTCGCCCCTTGCCTGTGCGTCTCCCGCGACGACCGCTGGGGCCGCGCGTACGAGTCGTTCGGCGAGACCCCGAAGGACGCCATCGACAACGCGACCATCGTCAACGGCCTCCAGGGCCGCTCGCTGAAGGCGAAGGGCTCGGTGCTGGCCACCGCCAAGCACTACGTCGGCGACGGCGGCACCACCGGCGGTGACGACCAGGGCAACACCGAGATCAGCGAGAGCGAGCTGCGGAAGATCCACCTCCCGCCGTTCCAGGAGGCGCTGAAGCGCGGTGCCGGTTCGGTGATGATCAGCTTCTCCTCGTGGAACGGCCAGAAGGCCCACGGGCACAAGTACCTGATCACCGACGTGCTCAAGAAGGAGCTGAAGTTCTCCGGGCTGGTGGTCTCCGACTGGAACGGCATCCACCAGCTCAACGGCAACAACGACGACCTCACCGCGGAGGAGGTGCGGGAGTCGGTCAACGCGGGCATCGACCTGTTCATGGAGCCCTACGACGCGCCGAAGTTCATCTCGCTGCTGCGCGCCGAGGTGGACGCGGGCCGGGTGTCGAAGGCCCGGATCGACGACGCGAACCGCCGCATCCTGACCAAGAAGTTCGAGTCCGGGCTGTTCGAGAACCCGTACGCGGACCGCTCGCTGCAGAAGGACTTCGGCAGCGCCGAGCACCGCGCGGTGGCGCGTGAGGCGGTCAAGAAGTCGCAGGTGCTGCTGAAGAACGAGGGCGCGCTGCCGATCAAGAAGGGCAGCAAGGTCTTCGTCGCGGGCAAGAACGCCGACGACATCGGCAACCAGTCCGGTGGCTGGACCATCACCTGGCAGGGCAGCAGCGGCCCGATCACCACGGGCACCACGATCCTGCAGGGCATCCAGCAGGTCGGCGGGGCGAAGACGAAGGTCACCTACGACCGCGAGGGCGACGGTGCCGACAAGAGCTACGACGTCGCGGTCGCGGTGGTCGGCGAGACGCCGTACGCCGAGGGTGAGGGCGACCGGCCCAACGGCCTGAAGCTGGACGCCGAGGACCTGTCGACCATCGCGAAGCTCAAGGCGACCGGCGTGCCGGTGGTCGTGGTGACGGTGTCCGGGCGGCCGCTGGACATCACCTCGGAACTGGGCGGCTGGAACGCGCTGCTCGCGGCGTGGCTGCCGGGCACCGAAGGTGCCGGTGTCGCCGACGTGCTCTTCGGTGACCACAAGCCGAGCGGCAAGCTGACCTTCTCCTGGGCGGAGAACTTCAGTCAGCTGCCGATCAACGTCGGCGACGGCAAGAAGGCGCTGTTCCCGTACGGGTACGGCCTGACCTACCAGAAGTAG
- a CDS encoding nucleoside triphosphate pyrophosphatase: protein MRFVLASASPARLAVLRAAGIDASVVVSGVDEDAVAAALTDPSPSELVVALARAKAAVVADEVAATHAEAVVVGCDSMLSIGGEMVGKPGQPEVARKRWAAMSGGSGDLLTGHSVIRLRNGERVAEAAGSRSTTVRFAAPSEEELERYISTGEPLSVAGSFTLDGLGGWFVEGVDGDPSSVIGISLPLTRNLLAEVGVRVTDLWRE, encoded by the coding sequence GTGCGCTTCGTTCTCGCTTCCGCCTCACCCGCCCGTCTCGCGGTGCTCCGCGCCGCCGGCATCGACGCCAGCGTCGTGGTCTCCGGTGTCGACGAGGACGCCGTTGCCGCGGCGCTGACCGACCCCTCACCCAGCGAACTCGTGGTCGCGCTCGCGAGGGCCAAGGCGGCCGTGGTCGCCGACGAGGTGGCCGCCACGCACGCCGAGGCGGTGGTCGTCGGCTGCGACTCGATGCTGTCCATCGGCGGGGAAATGGTCGGCAAACCGGGTCAGCCGGAGGTGGCGCGGAAGCGCTGGGCGGCGATGTCCGGCGGTTCCGGCGACCTGCTCACCGGGCACTCGGTGATCCGTTTGCGCAACGGCGAGCGCGTGGCCGAGGCCGCCGGGTCCCGGTCGACCACGGTGCGCTTCGCCGCTCCGTCCGAAGAGGAACTGGAGCGCTACATCTCAACGGGCGAACCACTTTCCGTAGCCGGATCGTTCACTTTGGACGGTCTGGGCGGCTGGTTCGTCGAAGGCGTGGACGGCGACCCGTCCAGCGTGATCGGGATCAGCCTGCCGCTGACCAGGAACCTGCTGGCGGAGGTCGGCGTGCGGGTCACCGACCTCTGGCGTGAATAG